Genomic segment of Methanobacterium formicicum:
ATCAGATTTTACACCGAGGTTATGGGATTTGAAGTGGAAAGTGAACACAATCCCCACCCTGGAGCAAGAATCGTGTTGTTGAAGGGTGAAGGGGATACCATGATCGAACTCATCCAGAACACGGAAAATGAACCCGGCCTGTACTGTATAGGGATGGAGGTGGAAGATGTGAAGGCCACAGTGGAGGAACTTAAAATTAAAGGTGTCAAGATCGTCATGGAACCCATACCCATAACTGTGGGATACCTGGCTTTCATCGAAGACCCTAATGGAGCCAGGATAGCACTGATTCAGCACCATTAATTCTCTTTTTTAATTTGTTTCTTTTTCTCAGGGTTGGAACATATAAATTTTACAAAATAAACCTTAAAATCGTTCCGTGTAACCTAACTCCTTAAAATTAATGGAGTATTTAGTTCCCTGACTTTTATCAATGGTAATATTACCATCAATCTGAGCTACCAAATTATTGACCAGCTGTAAGCCAAGGGAATCTGTTTTATCAAATTCAAAACCTTCAGGCAAGCCAATCCCGTCATCAGCAACAATCAAGTTGTGTTCTTCACCCTCTGTTTCCAGTTTCACCGTGATTGAACCTTTATCTGTGTCGGGGAAGGCGAATTTGAGGCTGTTGGTCACCAGTTCGTTAATTATCAATCCCAGGGGTATGGCGGTTTCCATATTGAACTCAATATCTTCAACCTTTAAAACAGGTTCAATCGTGCCAATTTGGACTTTGTAGGTGTAGAAAATATCTGAAACCAGTTTTTCTGTGTATTGCTTAAAGTTAAT
This window contains:
- a CDS encoding VOC family protein; its protein translation is MKIKYNTFIVMDMEESIRFYTEVMGFEVESEHNPHPGARIVLLKGEGDTMIELIQNTENEPGLYCIGMEVEDVKATVEELKIKGVKIVMEPIPITVGYLAFIEDPNGARIALIQHH
- a CDS encoding sensor histidine kinase encodes the protein NNMQIISSLLNLQSAHVQEEESKEILKDSQSRVKSMAMIHEKLYTSHDLSHINFKQYTEKLVSDIFYTYKVQIGTIEPVLKVEDIEFNMETAIPLGLIINELVTNSLKFAFPDTDKGSITVKLETEGEEHNLIVADDGIGLPEGFEFDKTDSLGLQLVNNLVAQIDGNITIDKSQGTKYSINFKELGYTERF